Below is a genomic region from Lineus longissimus chromosome 4, tnLinLong1.2, whole genome shotgun sequence.
TTGTGAAAAGGACTCCGTAGTTGGTCTTTCGAGTCGAAGGAAAGGAAACACGTAATTACTTTCTTTCTCTGACATATTTATGGTCGTGTTTACATCCTAGGGCCAAATTCTAAAATGGGTATTGCTACGAACAGGATTTAGCACGTTTCCTTTTGAGAGACTACAATGTGCTATATTTCTCggcggggcgggggggggggggggggggagtcttGAAAGTCCCGGTTCCTCGAATTCATTTACGCGCCACTGGTAAATCGGTTTTTACATTGTAGGAGAAGGAATTCAATTTATATATTATACCGAGAATCTTATTAAAATGGCAAATTCTTTCAGGCATAACAGACTGGGCTACGGAAAAGTACGAAACACATACACCTAACCATGCTGAAAATGTGACGGGTAAGTTTATTTAATCTTCGAGTCATTTATGTGTAAAGTTTGAAATGATAACGCCGTGTTTTGTGGTTTATTTGATTGTTCGATGAAATCTATGTACAAACATAATAGAATTAAATTGATTAGAAACTTAATAAGATTTAAGATTTTTACATATAAATTTCTAAAAGTATCAGATATACATATACACTATACGATTTTACATGTGGAGTTTAATATCATGCCATTCACCTTGTATATAACTGCACAAACCTTATATTCAAGTGGACCGAATTACGTCCACACCTTGTATAATCAACGCTTGTTACATCATGTCTTCTCATGTTTGATGGGTTTCGTTTCAGCCAAACCCAGGTCAGAATCCCAGTCGCGGCTTTGGGAAAAATTCCTGTGCGTACCATCATTAAAATGTACGGGGATAAAGAACATTGACGACTTCAAGGACAACAGTCTCTCGGAACTAATCCTGAAAGAAAATGAGGAAAAGACAAAACcaaatgatgagaaaaaagTGAAAGTAAAAGAAGATGACGAAAGGTGCTATGGATGTCAGAATAATAGGACAGGGCTAACAAGAGCTGTGACTCAAGTAAACCTCCGACCGCCGAATCAAACCCTGCCAAACCGCGCCAAATCATCGAATAATCTGTCTCTacggtcaaggtcaaaattgGGCTTGGTCTATCGGAAATATGCAGATGAGGATGAGGACCAGGATGTAGTGCGCAAGAACACTTCCGGTAATTTCTTTCAACCCAGTGTCAAATTTAGTGCTAATTCTAGTTCGACTTCTACTACACAACAGGAAAATCCATCTCGGACTCAATCCAGTGTCTCTTTTAATATCATTCAGGAATCACCGGAGGGAAAAAGGCAACGGGAGATCAAAAGTGCGCACGCGCTGCGGTCGGTGCAGGTTATTTCTCCTGCGGTGAAATTGTGCTATACTAATGGTGTTGACCCTTCTCGAACCAATGGATCGGTCGCGGGGCATTTTCTTAGAAGTAAAACAATGTCAGTTATAAACGGGGACACAAGTCAACGATACGGTATGGAATCGGAAAAAACCTATGACCGCTGTAAATCTACATCTAGTGACAACAGTAGTCAAGATAAAACATTTGTGAcgaatttgaaatcaaaatttactaaagGTAATCAATTGCGTTCGAAAAATAAACCAAATGATAGTCAGAATGACTTCAGTGGTATGTCTCGAAATAACTCGGTTAAAAAACACATGAGTAAGTTGGCGAAGCGCCAGGAGCAAGCGCAAGCAGACGCTAATGGCGAGTCGGATATTGCCCCTTTAACTATGGTGCTAAGGAAATATTCAAATGAAAGTGAAACAGACATTGATGCAAGGTTAAAACGGGTGCAAGATTTGGAATCTAAACTCAAGCTTGCGCATCCGAATGGCTTAAAATTAGAACAACAATGTGGCGTAAAGACTGTGGATCCCGTTAAGGGGGACATTTCTCACCTTGTGATCAACGGTGTGAAAGACTCCGTCACGGTTCGCTTTCTTGAAGCAGACGAAGAGGATTATGAAGAAGACGCCGAAGATCAAGGAAAAGAGGCCATTTTTCCGATCGGGGAAATGTTACCCGATGATGCGATCGGGGCACCGCCGAACTCGGTCAGGTTCGACCCCGATCAACGGGCTAGCACTGATATTGATAGGGATATGAAGGTGACAGGGAGGGATCTGTTGGTGCATCATGAAGACAGCCTTATTCTACTGCGGGAGGGCATCGATGGCATTGGGATCAAGGATAAATATGGACATCAAGCAGTAAGTCCGTAACAGTAGCTTGGTTTTGACCCGATTTGGATGCGAGATGTCCCCCACACAAGATCCCTGACAATCTTTGCGACGGGCGGGTCTATAAAGTGTCTTAAAGAAGCGTCAAAATACATACACCAGAGTTATGTTATCGTGACCACTGTtcttaaatacatgtagtatgacgTTTCAGAAATAGATAAGTCTTATGCATGTAGGCGGCTCTTCTGCATATTCTCGGGTAATCCCGTTTTATTTTTCGAATCGGTTTTTTTCGGGTAGATTAGACCAGTCTGATTAGACTATGGACTATTGATCAGACTGGtcatatatttttttgtatcCTTTTTTGCAGAACTAATGATATTTCCCTTGTAAATCATTTGTAATCCATTTTTTTCAGCATTTGGGTCCACCAGCTTTCCGACCGATGTCACAGAAGACTATTCTACACCGGGCAAAGGAGAGCACACAGAAGAGGATGAACGGCAAATCACACTTACATTTACCTTTGGTAAGAGTTCTATAAACACCTACAGTAAACAGCTCAATTTCGCGGACTTTATTTTTTTGCTTACCACATGACACCTATTTCCCCAGGATGGTGTCGCATGGACTCTATCTATATGATCACTTTATCATGCATGAAACAGCCAACGGCCGCTCGATAGTTCAGGCGGGAGCCAAATTTGGGGTCTTCCTGTGACTCATATGCAAAGCCAGGAGCCTGGGTCGTGCTCGGCTTGATTCAGCGATaattatattcctcatacaagcgtaaGGAGTTATACGGTGCCATTGGAGAGACccatacacctttccagaaatggggcgctgagtgtccgaaatagtgatgtcataaggggaaactaggccttatggtggagggacaaaggagatagtcatggttgatcaacacacttgaatgcctttaatgacggacaaggggaaaaaagttagttccaatgcaagccaccaatttcgggaagcatgtatattgGCGGCTTTTGGTATCTTAATCTGACCCACCCGGTTCCTGCCTAAACCTGATTGAAGTTGTGTTATGAAGTGCTGTTGTTATCTGTTTGGCAGATCTTAtatgacatgtacatgaagataTCTAATATTTGCAAAATAACATTTCAGGAAGTTGAAAATACCACTGCCTTTTTACGGGTGAGAATGCCTAAATTGTCTAACTTCTCGCGCGAATCGAAGAGAGTGCAATCTGCAGCCCAAAATGAGGCTGGTAAAGGTTTGGTCGGTAGGTAAGCTTTCACTATCGGGTGTGGTTATGGTTAACGCATAACCGCTTGTTAACTGCATGAGGAGACCCTGCATGCTTGGGTACGTATGTCGGTAACCAAATATAGGGGATTTGTAAGGCAACTTATCACATACACGAAAAAATGTTTTCACGAGATGCAGCTTTCCAGAATAGTAATGTTATCGTGTAGTGCAAAGTCCTTATTATAACACTAGGCCGACGGCCACTCACAATACCTCCCTTAGTGTCACGAGCTACAAATGTAATTGAATTTCTTAGAATCTAAAAAAAGAGAGCTTTTCAGGTTGGCATCGTCTCACATGTATCTAGACACGTCTCATAAACATTCCCGGGAATTTAATCAGGAATATCACCGTCAGCAGAAAGGTTAGAGGGGTaatgaaagtttgaaatgtcctaggatagaatgttcTGGGAACGAAGGATTTTATCATGCAAATTTTTTAATCAAGAAAAACATGCCCAATTCATAGTGAGTTTTTAAAGTTTAGATCAGCCCATAAGGTTTTTCaaggtcaatttcaaagttgtTCACCATGAAAGGGTGTCTTTCGTACTCCGACAATGACATGCACCACGTGATCTCTCCTCTTCGGGGCGGGCTTGGATGGCTCGTCCAAAGTATATAAGGCCATCTCGCCAAACTCAGCCACTGTCACAAGCAAAGGAATGTTTTGATATTATGTTTCTCTCTGGTTTTCGCCTTAAAAATTccctatactacatgtattttcacacTATTCATTCACCAGCATTTTCTACTATTCTCCGTACTTCTTCAATGTGCAACCTGGATAAGGATGAAACCTGGCTAACAGTCTGTTGTCAAACAACAATTCTCTTTGTATTTCGTCTCTGTGGAGGTTTCCTCTGCTAAATAGGAACATGAAATATGTCTTCATCTTAACGTTCAATTCCTTCCACGCTTATGTCGACTTTATAATCCTTCGACATGCATATCATAATATTTCTCCGACTTACAGAGTAGATTAAAGCTGTTAGTCTGATATAACATTACTCCTACGCAAAAAAGTATATCCCCAGGTTAGGTAGAAAATAGCGAAGTTAACTGAATGACTTCAAAGTATACAGTCCCGTAGCACCCTGCTCTCGCACCGTACTCTTTTCATGTAATGTCTCAACCATTTGGGCAGCAGTCTTGAGTTATGAGCCGATTTAGACATGGTTATCGTCGATTCTTATACATTTTAGTTTTTTATGCTATAATATTGAtatattaattcttgatattttgatatcgtgGAAATCATGATGGAAATACGTTttatttcaataatttgacATCCTTAAAACTGACTGTAATCCGAATTTGTACGACCACACTTATTACGCAAGTTTTTTAAACACTCGGCATTTAGAAACCCGACTACGGGGAAGCATTCGAAGAATAACAAGCATGGCCACACCGGCACATTCCTTCCTAGCATcgatattttgttcaaaatgtcCTGTGATTTCCCCCACCCATAGGTTCCCCGACATTGATGACGAACTTCCACAGTGTTCCCCGTTTGACTTTGAGCCACCGCAGCCTTTCAGCAAACCCCTCGCCAGGCAGGACAGTCTCGGCGCACTGTTTAAGTGAGTGTCCAACATACACGTGTGTGCAGTCACGTTCATACGTCTTTGGTGTCGGCATTTTGTTGGTATTTTCGTGAATGCTTAACATTTGCAGTTGTATTTATTGACAtgtcatgtttgtttgtttaccAAAACATCCTCACCTTTAATACCCcgattttctcattttttggCGACCTAATTCACACGCCAAGCACGTGGAGTGAGTGGGTGTTCAGTGATGTGGGCAGTGTCGTTTGCCTGCTGGTGGCATCCGTCCTAATCACATCAGTTTCTTCAAACATctccaacattttctgacagtTTCTCATTTGGCACCTATGAAAGTGCACATCCACAGCCATTGAGTTGTCCCACACGATTGTTTTCATTATCCTAGAACCTCAACATTATTTTCCTAGAACCTAACAATTTGCTTCAGAGCAACAGTCGCGTTCGGCAGTATATGAATTTGTTCTTGATATGTTTACATTGTTCATATAcgtctgttgttgttgttgttgctccTGCTGCTGTttctgtcgtcgtcatcgtcgtttttgctgttgttgttgttggcttTTTCTTTGTCTGTTCGTAAATCCGTGTTTGCATTCAATTGAGTTTTTCCTTATCTTGTAAAAATGGCAATGAACACCATGGTCAGAGACAGACAACTAATCAGCTTTAATCGATCAATATCTTTGGTGTCTTTACACACAAAGATCTGTCGTCAAAAACATTATCTTCCACTATAACAACATCATAGGCTGCAGTTTATTGCTTGTAGGCATATTGATATATCCCTCTAGCTCTTTGCACAATCGATCGCACAGTAAACTTTTGTAGgaggtgaatttggtaaagaatGCTGTTGCTCTTTCCCTTGGAAAATTGAAGAAAGGCATTATTGCTTTGTTTCTATATATGGCTGTTCGTTAATTTCAGGTTATCGAGGCGGAGGCGCACCTTCGGCGAGCAGGCCCAAGACCGCACAACCATGATCGACTTCCAGCACGCACGGGCTAAGTTGCAGATGGGGCTGGGTGATGTCTTGAGGTAAGAGGCCTTGAATGAGACTCCAGGGCTGAGGAACAAACTGAAGGGAGATTCTCGTAGTTTCAAATCCCGTTTCGCAGTTTCTTGTACAAAACGCTAATTGTGACGTTGAGACCCGCTCGTGCCACTAGATGACAGCACAGGGCACAGATGAAACGATTGGCTATTCTGTCCTTATGCTGACGTCACACATTCGTCGTGTTAGCGAAATGTGGGCATTGCGTGATCACAACAAACACTCTGGGTGGCTAATCAGTGATCGCTGCTGTATAACATGCATGATGTGACATTGACAatcagagaaatgaacaaagtcGAATCAGCATAAATACTAATAAATAAAAACATGGCAGGCATGATCGGGCGTCTCATTCATCCTTTAAGGTGCCGTATTGTGAGCCAATCGGGTACCTACGATGTATCTAAGACTAGTAGTGCCTGAAGCGCAAATAGCTTGATCGACCACGGGGAAGGTTTGCGGTACTAAGCGTATGAGCTAGGGCGCAAACGCCGTGCTGCTCCATCCTTATAAGGCACCACTGAATATTTTGTTCTTGGCAATATACCGATTATGAGTGATGCATGGATTTCCCCAAATCAGCACCGCACTCGTTCCCCGCTCACGTCACTTGGCTAGTTCCTTCATGGCGGTACCTTGTCTGCCCCCGTCTTTTCTCGCATCACTTCGCCAGTCAGTCTCCTCTGCCCTTTAAACATCGATATTGCCCTCGCACTCCTGAatggaagcatttcaaattaTGAACAAAATCGATCAAAATTAATAATTTACAACCCGTTGGTAACAGAAAACAGTAAATCGGTCTAAACAATCCCACCTAATTTCTATCTATTGAATTGTAAAATGTCAGGAATCTGTTAACCATGGAGACAAATGTACTACTGCTACATGGTGTACTGGAAACTGGTACTGGTCTACTGCGCATATTGGATCCTTGTTCATACCTGTGATCCCACTTTAAGAATAACAGGATTTTTAATATAGTGCCAAATAATGCATTTTCAGGCGATACCAACACCAAGAGGACGTCTAAGCTGTGATAACAAACACTAAAGTAAATACTACATGAAAAGCCAGAGGAAACTGCAGAGATTGTCTGACGTCATTAAAGAGTTTACGGTCGTATTTACAGGACTCGACGAGTCAGGCCCGTAAATCAAATTCCGAATCTCAAGGAGCACTTCCGAACTTGTTGCCCCGCCCGTCTTGACGAATTGGTACGGGGAAATAAAACagcattgaaactgatggcgtCGCGCACGAATGTGTAATCACCTCGTTCTCGGAGTTGGGGCCAATGATATAATAGCCTGGTTTCACAATTAGTACGAATGTCAGTAGTCTCATCAAGTCCCgtcctatttatttacatgGTACTCTTAAATCTTCTATTATATTTAGTTGAAAGAGGATCAgagaaatatttttcttcaaacatCGCCGATGAAATAAATGTTCATAATTCAAAATTCGTCGCTCGTCGCtcattgcgaaacctgcctatcgTTCATGGAGTGTCAACGACCTTAGAAACGCATTTTTGTGACTTCACGGTCGACGTATTATCATATTGATAATGTTGTCATACTATTTGTATCCCAGTGGTCGTAGAGACTATGCCATGAGTGATACCTCGACAAAATGTGTCAGTGGTAATTGTTTGTAGATAATTTCAACAAATAAATATAATATTTACAAGTTAGATCTAGCTTTTTCTATTCTGTGACCCGAGGAGTGTTGTTGAGGATGTTATGATCACAAGGCTGTGTACAAGCATTTGAAAGAACCAAAAATCTATTCATTACGAGTCTTAGTATTGGGGTTTATCCTGATTTGATCGAATTGGAAGAACAAACGCCTTTGGTGTTATCGGTTTTCAATGTTTATAGCAAATTTGAATCCATTAATCAAGGAGGCTCTAAGTAAAGTGCTTACTATTTAAAAGATTGTTGAGGTGGtacgtactgtacatgtacatgtaccataagcCATCTTTTTAACCTGTCTTTTACCGTCGATTTCGACATCatacgatttttttttgtcACGGGTCGAAAAACCCCATCATCGTTTAACATCAGTATATCCCCTATTGACCGCCGAGCGATCGGGAACATCTGgaccatcagaggtactccgtccATGCGGAATGCATTATCTGCACGCTGACATCAACTGAAATGCAGAGTTGATTACGCCATAGTCACCGATCCTGGCTGAACCCTGGATGCGAGGTacactggcagaaaaaacatCGCGCTCCCGGGATCCAGGATGCCGCATCCAGGATCACATTATTTGCTTTAGAATCAGGCGCcaacaatgaaatgaaaaggaaaACATAAGAATATTCAAGTGACATTCAGGTatatttgttgtatttttttaCATAGATCATCAGCAGTCTTGTCTCTATCGGTTATATATTTTGTCAAAGTAATCTGTGCATTTGGTGGGAAATCAATGGGTAATCACATGTTGTATTTTCTCTCTGATAAACAAAGTGGCCGGAGACCTCACACCCATCGAATACGGTTTCAGACTACAAGTCTACCGATAGTAATAGCTGTTTTCAGCAGTAAATATATATTATAAGTTAACGACAATCAATCAAAATAAACACGATGGACGGAAATGTACAGGTGTAATAAAGGTGACACTTGTATTGCGTCAACAGGATTCATCACAAGTGTTTCTATTCAGTTCAGGGCGGAATTCAATTTTTATTCAGTTCAGGCCGGAATTCGATTGGTGATACGCGTTTCAAAAACTCAAACGTCGGTAACAGGTGTGTGAAAACTGTGCATTATAATGAAACAAGCATCCACCGTATTTTATATAGACATCTGTGATAGGCACTAACTTTGCAAAAAAAGGCAACTTACGAAAATATACTCTCTACTTTACACGTAAACCGTATTGACGTTGACACGAACCTCGCTGCGTTAGGCCTACACGGCACCGCCTCTACATCAACGGCCACGGGTTGCAGTTACGTGTTtaatactatatactatatttCTTGCTTTTCGGTTATTTATGAAACCAATTTTACGCACGGTTATAAGTAGACAATACATACCGTTTCATTAACCATGTACCACTATTCATAGATTCAGATACGTTGTACCCGTTAGCGAAGTGCGGATAAATAACCACACGGATGACCAGAAATAGAGCAGAAGAGGTCAGCTTCTCAAAGTAGAGTTTTTTACTGCCGACCTGCTTCTGCAAAGCTAACTGCGGTCAATATCTAACCAAGCGATTTCCGGGTTTACCAGCAGAGGAGAGATATTTTGGCGCACAGAACATGCCGCGGTTATAATCGCAGTTACATGTACTGCGCGACGCATTTATACGTTTCTCTCTGAGCTCATTAAAACTGACATATTGACCAGCGGTTTTTAAAGTGTTGTTTGGTCTGCATGAATATTTTATTTAGATTCTACTTAGCCCACTTGACAGCTGTCAGTACTGTCATAACTTGCAAACATGCTTTCAGTGCTAAAGTTTACTTGCACTGATCAAAGTCATTTgcaaattttgaaacctttagcAAAAGTGGTAAACTTTTCAAGATACCATCTGTGATAGACGAATAAATCGGgattttatacatgtagattactTTAAGCGCCATTTAGAAGAGCTATACAGATTCCTCAATGTGTCTCTCCTTGTGGTTTTATGACAACAAATTACGACCGATCCCATATCCTTTGAAAAGCTGCGATTGCAAGATTTGACATTCAAGTTTGGGGAGGGGTCAGATGAATTTCAgagttttctgaaattttcagaTGTATTTTTATTCTGGATACATAATATGCACATGCTCAACTAATTGCATGTCTGTGACTCAAACCCCGATAAATGCCCCAAGCTAAACATTGACAAAGGCTGTCATCTTTGGAAGATTCGTCTATAAATTCTTTCTCCAAGCTTTTTTTGGACTAAAATCGTGTTAATAGCAAACAGCTGGAATCGTTTCGAAGTGTACGAATCGAATCATGTGCTGAAGTTCGGGATGATGACAGTGGCGAAAAATATTGTTTGAATTATACCGGTCCTTGTCAGAATCTAATCTAAAACAGTTGCATAATCGTACCGGTATAATGTTATGTGCACGATAATTAACAAACATGAATGGTGATCGTTTACAAATTCTGCCTCAACCCAATTAAGTTCCGATCTTTTCAAGATGGATACCATGACGAAGGTGCACTCAAATCTTCTGCAAAAATCAATGCTTCCTATTTAGGACATCAGATTCTGCGGTTAGTAGGGTTCTTCCTGAACAGAGGTAAATGTCGGGGAGATCATTGCTGGTgacacaaacaaaacaaaacgttcGCTGTTCTATACTAATGTAGGATTAAAAGACTTCTCATCATCACGAAGACACTTACACGTACTAGTCTGTGTGCTTGCTCACTACTGTCAGTGCGTCAGTGCAACCTGCTGCCATTTTTTCGCATTTCGTTGTAAGTACTCATGTAATAAAGACATCTTAGATGTCAACATTCACTCTCcaaacagacatgacagacgtAAAATTGCTCACAGCACTGATTAACTTATGCGCGCAGTATAACCAGGCACTCTGTATTTTGTGCTTAAGTGCACGTGTTTGCATGTTCTAACACTTTGAACATGAAGTTTGCCGGATAATTTAACTTGCGGCATTTTGAATATTCTTAAGCTTTACGAGCTACAATTCACAATACCTAATGAACAGACCAATTCGTAAATGTCAATGCTTACTGGGTCAATGTGCCTTTGAAGTGCCGCAGTAACCCGACGGTCCCCATACCGATACACATGTACAGGAAAGCTAGTATTTACAGTACGTTTGATGAAATATAATATAGAATCGAGAGCTAAGCGTCAACAAGGATATTATTACATTTGTTTGACAGCTATGACTATAGAAACCAAAGCCTGTTAAATTGACACGGCACAGCAGCGATCGAACATCATTATTTTCCGACAGTGAAAGCAATTTTACTATTTgcgaatttgaaaaaaacattttaggaAATTTTTTACATGTTGGACCGATGCATATATGGTGACCATTTTCCAGATCAATGCGCTTCGATCTTGGTCGCCCTGGTTGTCCTGATAGTTATCAAAAATCAACAACTTGACACTTTAATATCACACTCATAAATAATAACATCATCACCGTAAACGTTAACACAGTTTACAATTTGTTTTATCACTTGAAACCACCGCGAATCCCCTCACCTCATTGGACAAGCAACGTCATGTGACCGGTCCATAAAATTTTATGCTGCCCGATGACGTCGCCCCACGTCATCATAAATTTTTTGGACCGCTCGTGGATTGAAAGGGATTAGGTCTACTGAACTTTTGCAAATCGTGGTTTCATCTGTAGTGGCGAGCCGGAAATTCGCAGTGGCTGATTTATAATTACAAAAATACTTCTTTTCGCGAACAATATGAATTTTTCTGCCCCTTGCCATGTTACCGCTTTTCTCGGGCcagaaaaaaacacattgctCTCGATAAAAGGGGTATCACAATGAGATTCTCACTAGATTCTCTTAGTTAAAGTCTTTGTTtaatatacatgaacatgtacgtTTTATGTACGATTCTTGGAAGATTCTCAGTTTTGATCTGaacaacaaaaataaaactcTCACGAGAATCCTGTAAAACAATGTAATTGCACATATAATCGAAAATGAATAAGATCCGATTcctttaatattatgtacatgtacaatctatTGCATGATTCTTGTAAGATCCTTGGGTAAGATCTTAACTATGACTCCTACAAGATTCTTGGAAAAAGGTACAAAGTTATGTCAGAAATGAACACGATTATAGCTAAGATTTGACCAGCGAGTTAAGTCAATCATGTGTACATGCGTATGTGCGTAtagattgtacatgtaagtcGACACTGGCATTATCAATGTGTTTACATGTTTTTGGATGATAAATGAACCAATTAtttattatgaacaaaatagTATTTCTGTGACTAATGATATACTAAACGACTAACAACGATGAGTACATG
It encodes:
- the LOC135486689 gene encoding uncharacterized protein LOC135486689 produces the protein MRRGSDIKTAPPSLKVQKGNTNNSRKTNAGAAFEPLGGWDAEDDVEDLSITDWATEKYETHTPNHAENVTAKPRSESQSRLWEKFLCVPSLKCTGIKNIDDFKDNSLSELILKENEEKTKPNDEKKVKVKEDDERCYGCQNNRTGLTRAVTQVNLRPPNQTLPNRAKSSNNLSLRSRSKLGLVYRKYADEDEDQDVVRKNTSGNFFQPSVKFSANSSSTSTTQQENPSRTQSSVSFNIIQESPEGKRQREIKSAHALRSVQVISPAVKLCYTNGVDPSRTNGSVAGHFLRSKTMSVINGDTSQRYGMESEKTYDRCKSTSSDNSSQDKTFVTNLKSKFTKGNQLRSKNKPNDSQNDFSGMSRNNSVKKHMSKLAKRQEQAQADANGESDIAPLTMVLRKYSNESETDIDARLKRVQDLESKLKLAHPNGLKLEQQCGVKTVDPVKGDISHLVINGVKDSVTVRFLEADEEDYEEDAEDQGKEAIFPIGEMLPDDAIGAPPNSVRFDPDQRASTDIDRDMKVTGRDLLVHHEDSLILLREGIDGIGIKDKYGHQAHLGPPAFRPMSQKTILHRAKESTQKRMNGKSHLHLPLEVENTTAFLRVRMPKLSNFSRESKRVQSAAQNEAGKGLVGRLSRRRRTFGEQAQDRTTMIDFQHARAKLQMGLGDVLRRYQHQEDV